The following are encoded together in the Glycine max cultivar Williams 82 chromosome 8, Glycine_max_v4.0, whole genome shotgun sequence genome:
- the LOC100796104 gene encoding probable methyltransferase PMT2 isoform X1 yields the protein MAKPSSADGRTRSSVQIFIVVGLCCFFYILGAWQRSGFGKGDSIALEITKTNTECNIVPNLSFDSHHGGEVNEFDEADSKPKVFEPCAARYTDYTPCQDQKRAMTFPRENMVYRERHCPPEEEKLQCMIPAPKGYVTPFPWPKSRDYVPYANAPYKSLTVEKAIQNWIQYEGNVFKFPGGGTQFPQGADKYIDQIASVIPITNGTVRTALDTGCGVASWGAYLWSRNVIAMSFAPRDNHEAQVQFALERGVPAIVGVLGSIKLPYPSRAFDMAHCSRCLIPWGANNGIYMMEVDRVLRPGGYWVLSGPPINWKANYKSWLRPKEELEEEQRKIEETAKQLCWEKRSEKAEMAIWQKVVDSESCQRRKDDSSVEFCESSDADDVWYKKMEACITPTPKVTGGNLKPFPSRLYAIPPRIASGLVPGVSSETYQDDNKKWKKHVKAYKKTNRLLDSGRYRNIMDMNAGLGSFAAAIHSSKLWVMNVVPTIAEANTLGVIYERGLIGIYHDWCEAFSTYPRTYDLIHAHGVFSLYKDKCKAEDILLEMDRILRPEGAVIFRDEVDVLIKVKKIVGGMRWDTKMVDHEDGPLVPEKVLVAVKQYWVTNSTSTQ from the exons ATGGCAAAACCAAGTTCAGCTGATGGTAGGACTAGAAGTTCTGTGCAGATCTTTATAGTAGTTGGTCTGTGCTGTTTCTTCTATATTTTAGGTGCGTGGCAGAGAAGTGGTTTCGGAAAGGGAGATAGCATAGCATTGGAGATTACTAAGACTAACACAGAATGTAATATAGTTCCAAATTTAAGTTTTGATTCCCACCATGGTGGAGAAGTTAACGAATTTGATGAAGCTGATTCAAAGCCTAAGGTATTTGAGCCATGTGCTGCTCGCTATACCGATTACACTCCCTGTCAAGATCAAAAGCGTGCCATGACCTTTCCTAGAGAAAACATGGTCTATAGAGAGAGACACTGCCCCCCAGAAGAAGAGAAGTTGCAGTGTATGATCCCTGCACCCAAGGGGTATGTAACACCATTTCCATGGCCGAAGAGCCGTGATTATGTTCCGTATGCTAATGCTCCCTACAAGAGCCTTACAGTTGAGAAGGCTATTCAGAATTGGATCCAATACGAGGGAAATGTGTTCAAATTCCCTGGTGGCGGAACCCAATTTCCTCAAGGTGctgataaatatattgatcaAATTGCATCTGTGATACCTATAACAAATGGAACAGTGAGGACAGCACTAGACACTGGTTGTGGG GTTGCGAGTTGGGGTGCATATCTTTGGAGCAGAAATGTTATTGCCATGTCGTTTGCACCAAGGGACAATCATGAAGCACAAGTACAGTTTGCTCTTGAAAGGGGTGTCCCTGCTATTGTTGGTGTTTTGGGGTCCATAAAGTTGCCTTATCCTTCTAGAGCCTTTGATATGGCTCATTGTTCTCGCTGTTTGATTCCTTGGGGAGCAAATA ATGGAATTTATATGATGGAAGTTGATCGAGTTCTAAGGCCTGGTGGTTATTGGGTGCTTTCGGGTCCTCCAATCAATTGGAAGGCTAACTACAAATCCTGGCTGAGACCTAAGGAAGAACTTGAGGAAGAGCAAAGAAAGATTGAAGAGACTGCTAAGCAACTTTGCTGGGAGAAGAGGTCAGAGAAGGCTGAAATGGCCATTTGGCAAAAGGTTGTAGACTCTGAATCATGTCAAAGGAGAAAAGATGATTCTAGTGTGGAATTTTGCGAGTCCTCAGATGCCGATGATGTCTG GTATAAGAAAATGGAGGCCTGCATTACTCCCACTCCTAAAGTTACTGGCGGGAATCTTAAACCATTTCCAAGCAGGCTATATGCCATTCCTCCCAGAATTGCTAGTGGCTTAGTTCCTGGAGTTTCCTCTGAGACATACCAGGATGATAACAAAAAGTGGAAAAAACACGTAAAAGCTTACAAGAAAACTAATAGACTGTTGGACTCGGGAAGGTATCGCAACATTATGGATATGAATGCTGGATTGGGTAGTTTTGCAGCAGCTATTCATTCTTCAAAGTTATGGGTCATGAATGTTGTGCCTACTATAGCTGAGGCGAATACACTGGGTGTGATATACGAGCGAGGACTTATTGGCATCTATCATGATTG GTGTGAAGCCTTTTCAACATATCCAAGGACATATGACCTTATTCACGCCCATGGTGTCTTTAGTCTGTACAAGGATAA ATGCAAGGCCGAAGATATACTTCTGGAGATGGACCGGATTTTGCGACCAGAAGGTGCTGTCATATTCCGCGACGAAGTAGATGTGCTAATTAAGGTAAAGAAAATAGTTGGAGGAATGAGATGGGACACTAAAATGGTTGACCATGAGGATGGTCCTCTTGTTCCTGAGAAGGTGCTTGTTGCTGTCAAGCAGTATTGGGTTACTAATTCCACATCAACACAATAA
- the LOC100796104 gene encoding probable methyltransferase PMT2 isoform X2, translated as MAKPSSADGRTRSSVQIFIVVGLCCFFYILGAWQRSGFGKGDSIALEITKTNTECNIVPNLSFDSHHGGEVNEFDEADSKPKVFEPCAARYTDYTPCQDQKRAMTFPRENMVYRERHCPPEEEKLQCMIPAPKGYVTPFPWPKSRDYVPYANAPYKSLTVEKAIQNWIQYEGNVFKFPGGGTQFPQGADKYIDQIASVIPITNGTVRTALDTGCGVASWGAYLWSRNVIAMSFAPRDNHEAQVQFALERGVPAIVGVLGSIKLPYPSRAFDMAHCSRCLIPWGANNGIYMMEVDRVLRPGGYWVLSGPPINWKANYKSWLRPKEELEEEQRKIEETAKQLCWEKRSEKAEMAIWQKVVDSESCQRRKDDSSVEFCESSDADDVWYKKMEACITPTPKVTGGNLKPFPSRLYAIPPRIASGLVPGVSSETYQDDNKKWKKHVKAYKKTNRLLDSGRYRNIMDMNAGLGSFAAAIHSSKLWVMNVVPTIAEANTLGVIYERGLIGIYHD; from the exons ATGGCAAAACCAAGTTCAGCTGATGGTAGGACTAGAAGTTCTGTGCAGATCTTTATAGTAGTTGGTCTGTGCTGTTTCTTCTATATTTTAGGTGCGTGGCAGAGAAGTGGTTTCGGAAAGGGAGATAGCATAGCATTGGAGATTACTAAGACTAACACAGAATGTAATATAGTTCCAAATTTAAGTTTTGATTCCCACCATGGTGGAGAAGTTAACGAATTTGATGAAGCTGATTCAAAGCCTAAGGTATTTGAGCCATGTGCTGCTCGCTATACCGATTACACTCCCTGTCAAGATCAAAAGCGTGCCATGACCTTTCCTAGAGAAAACATGGTCTATAGAGAGAGACACTGCCCCCCAGAAGAAGAGAAGTTGCAGTGTATGATCCCTGCACCCAAGGGGTATGTAACACCATTTCCATGGCCGAAGAGCCGTGATTATGTTCCGTATGCTAATGCTCCCTACAAGAGCCTTACAGTTGAGAAGGCTATTCAGAATTGGATCCAATACGAGGGAAATGTGTTCAAATTCCCTGGTGGCGGAACCCAATTTCCTCAAGGTGctgataaatatattgatcaAATTGCATCTGTGATACCTATAACAAATGGAACAGTGAGGACAGCACTAGACACTGGTTGTGGG GTTGCGAGTTGGGGTGCATATCTTTGGAGCAGAAATGTTATTGCCATGTCGTTTGCACCAAGGGACAATCATGAAGCACAAGTACAGTTTGCTCTTGAAAGGGGTGTCCCTGCTATTGTTGGTGTTTTGGGGTCCATAAAGTTGCCTTATCCTTCTAGAGCCTTTGATATGGCTCATTGTTCTCGCTGTTTGATTCCTTGGGGAGCAAATA ATGGAATTTATATGATGGAAGTTGATCGAGTTCTAAGGCCTGGTGGTTATTGGGTGCTTTCGGGTCCTCCAATCAATTGGAAGGCTAACTACAAATCCTGGCTGAGACCTAAGGAAGAACTTGAGGAAGAGCAAAGAAAGATTGAAGAGACTGCTAAGCAACTTTGCTGGGAGAAGAGGTCAGAGAAGGCTGAAATGGCCATTTGGCAAAAGGTTGTAGACTCTGAATCATGTCAAAGGAGAAAAGATGATTCTAGTGTGGAATTTTGCGAGTCCTCAGATGCCGATGATGTCTG GTATAAGAAAATGGAGGCCTGCATTACTCCCACTCCTAAAGTTACTGGCGGGAATCTTAAACCATTTCCAAGCAGGCTATATGCCATTCCTCCCAGAATTGCTAGTGGCTTAGTTCCTGGAGTTTCCTCTGAGACATACCAGGATGATAACAAAAAGTGGAAAAAACACGTAAAAGCTTACAAGAAAACTAATAGACTGTTGGACTCGGGAAGGTATCGCAACATTATGGATATGAATGCTGGATTGGGTAGTTTTGCAGCAGCTATTCATTCTTCAAAGTTATGGGTCATGAATGTTGTGCCTACTATAGCTGAGGCGAATACACTGGGTGTGATATACGAGCGAGGACTTATTGGCATCTATCATGATTG
- the LOC100808154 gene encoding protein PHYTOCHROME KINASE SUBSTRATE 1 has product MVNTISSTTNSNFYHQLHTFNYDDSNNNHLYDATFSPYLNGNNEGTTIVGRLGEPSQKLNPLKSPLQKLEKKEENGEIGVFGAEKYFNVEVETPRSTTSSIATPKYLHRQRDEPMAIIATRKHGLPYGTPSIRSESTTCNSQSALLQSGMMMRNSLRNKKDNNKKGHQAKSVLAGLSFKCSCSDKDSVDAGEISFSKPATYGAVHDKKTRRKLVDIAALDASHSIKISKPNAELLKINNVYFQTQEGTFGNRQKSSLAFSSLSSASGNQNHILVTKMQQQQLDEVVEAEKPRNSIEVFGSPTILKNKLKSLSFDRTTTRFAMASSRDGTPRLLLEEIDHSNYINDAASDASSDLFEIESIKSKTNPFLARQTSDAAASSCVSPTNGYAPSEASIEWSVATASAAVMSDCEEQMSEVTIRSPIRTTTKTTFANGKAKSTTKEVQRIRRPSMLLGCKNHKSVRVAGDAYITYENPSSTPKLRSRTNSSSQVARFPSETKLGNFGAKHGQHHHHAYATPSPLQHSHSPHASKLLYI; this is encoded by the coding sequence ATGGTTAATACCATATCATCCACAACCAACAGCAACTTCTATCATCAGTTGCATACTTTCAACTATGATGACAGCAACAATAATCACCTCTATGATGCCACTTTCTCTCCATATTTGAATGGCAACAATGAAGGGACCACTATTGTAGGAAGGCTTGGTGAACCAAGCCAAAAGCTTAACCCTTTGAAGTCCCCTCTTCAAAAgctagaaaagaaagaagaaaatggagaaatAGGAGTGTTTGGTGCTGAAAAATACTTCAATGTGGAAGTTGAGACCCCAAGATCTACCACCAGCAGCATAGCCACTCCAAAGTACCTGCACCGCCAGAGAGATGAACCAATGGCTATAATAGCAACTAGAAAGCACGGACTTCCTTATGGAACTCCAAGCATTCGATCTGAATCAACAACTTGCAACAGCCAAAGTGCACTACTTCAAAGTGGAATGATGATGAGGAATTCTTTAAGAAACAAAAAGGACAACAACAAGAAGGGTCATCAAGCCAAGAGTGTGCTAGCTGGCCTTAGCTTCAAATGCTCTTGTTCTGACAAGGATTCTGTTGATGCAGGTGAAATCAGTTTCAGCAAACCTGCCACTTATGGTGCAGTTCATGACAAAAAAACTAGAAGAAAGCTTGTGGATATTGCTGCTCTTGATGCTAGccattcaatcaaaataagCAAGCCTAATGCAGAACTCTTGAAAATCAACAATGTTTACTTCCAAACGCAAGAGGGTACTTTTGGGAATAGGCAAAAAAGCAGCTTGGCATTCTCATCCTTGAGTTCTGCCTCAGGAAACCAAAACCATATTCTTGTCACAAaaatgcaacaacaacaactagaTGAAGTAGTAGAAGCTGAGAAGCCAAGAAACTCAATAGAGGTGTTTGGCTCCCCAACAATACTGAAAAACAAGCTCAAGTCATTGAGCTTTGATAGAACCACAACAAGGTTTGCAATGGCCTCATCAAGAGATGGCACTCCTAGACTATTATTGGAGGAAATTGATCACTCAAACTACATCAATGATGCTGCTAGTGATGCAAGTTCAGACTTGTTTGAGATTGAGAGCATAAAGAGCAAAACCAACCCTTTTCTTGCAAGGCAAACATCAGATGCTGCTGCTTCAAGCTGTGTGAGCCCCACAAATGGCTACGCACCAAGTGAGGCTAGCATAGAGTGGAGTGTGGCCACTGCCAGTGCTGCAGTTATGTCAGACTGTGAAGAACAGATGTCTGAGGTAACCATAAGAAGTCCAATAAGAACAACAACTAAAACAACATTTGCTAATGGAAAAGCAAAATCTACCACCAAAGAAGTTCAGAGAATTAGGCGCCCTAGCATGTTGTTGGGTTGCAAGAACCACAAATCTGTTAGAGTTGCTGGTGATGCTTATATAACATATGAGAATCCAAGTTCTACACCAAAACTTAGGAGCAGAACTAATAGTTCCTCTCAGGTGGCAAGGTTTCCTTCAGAGACAAAACTGGGAAATTTTGGTGCAAAACATggacaacatcatcatcatgctTATGCCACACCATCACCACTGCAGCACTCTCACTCACCACATGCCTCAAAACTACTTTACATTTAG